One stretch of Chloroflexota bacterium DNA includes these proteins:
- a CDS encoding glycosyltransferase family 39 protein, which produces MEDNLFARRTARETVQRIWNMKSVSLVKQWAARGAQALGIAVRWLLHPSNSAIVLAAILAAALALRLIGLDWDKGHGIHPDERFLRMVLNDIRWPKSIAEYFNTAQSPLNPRNKNFTFWVYGELPLFLVHRLGDLLHKSGYGQIHLVGRAASALIDVGSVIVIYLLGKRLYSKKVGLVAAGLLAFTVLDIQLSHFFAVDTFAAFFATLGLLCAVYAVEQGRWWQFFVLGVVVGAGMASKISMALFGAVAGLAWLMFALRTHRDEVWAERTILRLGLLGLGVLLAFRVFQPYAFSGPSFLNFTLSPDFLANMKEAQMYQTGKADPPWGFQWANRTPYIFPLYNMVLFGMGVPMALAAFVGWAAGGWEMLSKKRMAHLLPWAWVTLLFVYQGGQFVKSMRYFIPIYPAMALLAAFGIAWVYRQARNRGAWARRAAALLAVLVVVSTAVYGVAFAGIYTRPHPRMAASTWIYENVPMAATLHYRTADGTIRQYQLGIPHGQILSPSSPAFASFSLPESGDIVDVTLNHLRSDGTAPSTLRVEVAREMWPEDTLVSAELSGIFAPDADGKGRAYRLEMRGLTMAPGVRYVAKFSVTEGASLIAESSTILQETYDDPKVPFSEVGRDPFRNYNIPELRVYDDESPDKLRHFQEMLTQADYICFTSQRGYGSIPRMAARFPMATKFYDLLFAGQLGFKLVGEFTSYPQLDGLVFNDDKSEEAFTVYDHAKVLLFQKVEPITAEQIAAAIAPADWRAIPHYTAREASRYKTLLLTPEDLSIQQQGGTWREIFNPDSWVNRVPTLVWLLLVELLGVLGFLIGFPLFRSMTDRGYALAKTFGILLLVFVSWILVALRVAWFTRLTIGIALVLLALAAGAVAYAERRSLRQFLRERWRHLAAIEGLFLVLFFAWLLVRWGNPDLWHNYLGGEKPMEFAYLNAVIKSTTFPPYDPWFAGGYLNYYYWGQVIVATLIKFTGIVPWVGFNLAVPLLAALTGMGAFTVTYHLLPERVRGALGTRVQGWLYGLVGVAFVVFFGNLGNMNLIVGGLIRQGVPEFKSSVPGLVPVVRALTGLWKVLSGASLGFAREWWFWNATRTIPDTVNEFPFFTFLFADLHAHLIALPFTLLALGMAVNIVRGARAGTEASRPAPNASILARLAGLARDWDLGVLMGLALVLGALWPTNTWDFPTYFVVGVGALLIRGYAREGRIAWQWLLKVAAQAVFVAALAVALFYPFHAYYGSYYTSVELWKGQRTRLLEFLTISGLWLFILLAYLLDKGLGRGAGGVMGWIGRMSVRRSQAARRWSLTQALSPTFAGWWTGLVMTVVALAMGAYLLVQLKYPVVAFLLVPFIIAMALFFRRRASPEERFVALLILGGLALSMAVEIVVLKGDIGRMNTVFKFYLQVWVMWAIAAAVALAHLAERSRNWARGWQRFFRGGVAFLVAMSLLYTVTATPARIGLRYDASLGPSLDGMAYMDSPKAQYWENERVLDLKWDKEGILWLLANAEGSPVILEGQTGEYRWGSRVSIYTGLPNVVGWRWHQVQQRMLMPGGTVEGRVDDVRTIYTTADDEMALALLRKYGVSFIYVGQLERALYGEEGPAKFDRWAEQGILELAFSSQEVKIYRMVK; this is translated from the coding sequence ATGGAGGACAACTTGTTTGCGCGTCGCACGGCGAGGGAAACCGTACAGAGGATTTGGAACATGAAGTCGGTGTCGCTGGTGAAACAATGGGCCGCACGTGGGGCGCAGGCATTGGGCATCGCGGTGCGGTGGCTGCTTCACCCGAGCAACAGCGCTATCGTGCTGGCCGCGATTCTTGCGGCGGCGTTGGCGCTGCGCCTGATAGGGCTGGACTGGGACAAGGGCCACGGCATCCACCCCGATGAGCGTTTCCTACGCATGGTGCTGAACGACATCCGCTGGCCCAAGTCCATTGCGGAGTACTTCAACACGGCCCAGTCGCCGCTGAACCCGCGCAACAAGAACTTCACGTTCTGGGTCTACGGCGAGTTGCCGCTGTTCCTGGTGCATCGGCTTGGCGACCTGCTGCACAAGTCGGGGTACGGGCAGATTCACCTGGTGGGGCGCGCGGCGTCGGCGCTGATAGACGTGGGGTCGGTGATCGTCATCTATCTTCTGGGCAAGCGGTTGTACTCCAAGAAGGTGGGGCTGGTGGCCGCGGGGCTGCTGGCGTTCACCGTGCTGGATATCCAACTGTCGCACTTCTTCGCCGTGGACACGTTCGCGGCGTTCTTCGCGACGCTGGGCCTGCTGTGCGCCGTGTACGCGGTGGAGCAGGGGCGCTGGTGGCAGTTCTTCGTGCTAGGCGTAGTCGTGGGGGCCGGGATGGCGTCCAAGATCAGCATGGCGCTGTTCGGCGCGGTGGCGGGGCTGGCCTGGCTGATGTTCGCGCTCCGCACGCACCGCGATGAGGTCTGGGCCGAGCGCACGATCCTTCGGCTGGGGCTGCTGGGCCTGGGGGTGCTGCTGGCGTTCCGAGTGTTCCAGCCCTACGCCTTCTCGGGGCCGAGTTTCCTGAACTTTACCCTGTCGCCGGACTTCTTGGCGAACATGAAGGAAGCCCAAATGTACCAGACTGGCAAGGCCGACCCGCCATGGGGGTTCCAGTGGGCCAACCGCACGCCGTACATTTTCCCACTGTACAACATGGTGCTGTTTGGGATGGGCGTGCCCATGGCGCTGGCGGCCTTTGTGGGGTGGGCTGCGGGCGGCTGGGAGATGCTGTCCAAGAAGCGGATGGCGCACCTGCTGCCGTGGGCATGGGTTACGCTGCTGTTCGTGTATCAGGGCGGGCAGTTCGTGAAGTCCATGCGCTACTTCATCCCCATCTATCCGGCGATGGCGCTGCTGGCGGCCTTCGGAATCGCCTGGGTATATCGCCAGGCCCGAAATCGCGGCGCATGGGCCAGGCGGGCGGCGGCGCTGCTGGCGGTGCTGGTGGTGGTCAGCACGGCGGTGTACGGCGTGGCGTTCGCGGGCATCTACACGCGCCCGCACCCGCGCATGGCGGCCAGCACGTGGATTTACGAGAACGTGCCCATGGCGGCCACGCTGCACTACCGCACGGCGGACGGCACAATCCGCCAGTATCAGTTGGGCATCCCGCACGGCCAGATTCTCTCGCCGTCGTCGCCGGCCTTCGCCTCGTTCTCCCTGCCCGAATCCGGCGACATCGTGGACGTTACGCTGAATCACCTGCGGAGCGACGGGACGGCGCCGAGCACGCTGCGGGTAGAGGTGGCCCGCGAAATGTGGCCGGAAGATACCCTCGTGTCGGCGGAGTTGAGCGGCATCTTCGCGCCCGACGCGGACGGCAAAGGGCGGGCGTATCGGCTTGAGATGCGCGGCCTGACCATGGCGCCGGGCGTGCGCTACGTGGCGAAGTTTTCGGTTACCGAGGGCGCGTCGCTGATCGCCGAGAGCAGCACGATTCTGCAGGAGACCTACGACGACCCCAAAGTGCCCTTCAGCGAAGTGGGGCGCGATCCCTTCCGCAACTACAACATCCCCGAGTTGCGGGTGTACGATGACGAGAGCCCCGATAAACTGCGCCACTTCCAGGAGATGCTGACCCAGGCCGACTATATCTGCTTCACGAGCCAGCGCGGATATGGGTCTATCCCCCGAATGGCGGCGCGCTTCCCCATGGCCACCAAGTTCTACGACTTGCTGTTCGCGGGCCAGTTGGGGTTCAAACTCGTGGGCGAGTTTACGTCCTATCCCCAACTGGACGGCCTGGTGTTCAACGACGACAAGTCGGAGGAAGCGTTCACGGTTTACGATCACGCCAAGGTCTTGTTGTTCCAGAAGGTGGAGCCGATCACGGCGGAACAGATCGCCGCGGCGATTGCCCCCGCGGACTGGCGGGCGATTCCCCACTACACGGCGCGCGAGGCATCCAGGTACAAGACGCTCCTGCTCACGCCAGAGGATTTGTCCATCCAGCAACAGGGCGGCACATGGCGGGAGATCTTCAACCCCGACTCCTGGGTGAATCGGGTGCCGACGCTGGTGTGGTTGCTCCTCGTGGAATTGCTCGGCGTGCTCGGGTTCCTCATCGGGTTCCCGCTGTTCCGCAGCATGACGGACCGCGGATACGCGCTCGCCAAGACCTTTGGCATACTCCTGCTGGTGTTCGTGAGTTGGATTCTGGTGGCGCTGCGGGTTGCTTGGTTCACGCGGCTGACCATCGGCATCGCGCTGGTGCTGCTGGCTCTGGCGGCGGGGGCGGTGGCGTATGCGGAGCGGCGATCCCTGCGGCAGTTCCTGCGGGAGCGGTGGCGACATCTGGCTGCGATAGAGGGACTTTTCCTCGTGTTGTTCTTCGCCTGGCTGCTGGTCCGCTGGGGCAACCCTGACCTGTGGCACAACTATCTCGGCGGCGAGAAGCCGATGGAGTTCGCCTACCTGAACGCGGTCATCAAGAGCACCACGTTCCCGCCGTATGACCCGTGGTTCGCGGGCGGATACCTGAATTACTACTACTGGGGCCAGGTGATTGTGGCCACGCTCATCAAGTTCACGGGCATCGTGCCGTGGGTGGGGTTCAACCTGGCGGTGCCCCTGCTGGCGGCGCTGACGGGGATGGGCGCGTTCACCGTTACCTACCACCTGCTGCCGGAGCGCGTCCGGGGCGCACTGGGCACGCGCGTCCAGGGGTGGCTGTACGGGCTTGTGGGCGTCGCATTCGTCGTGTTCTTCGGCAATCTGGGGAACATGAACCTCATCGTCGGGGGCTTGATTCGGCAAGGTGTGCCCGAGTTCAAGAGCAGCGTTCCCGGGCTGGTTCCTGTTGTGCGGGCGCTCACGGGGTTGTGGAAGGTACTTTCGGGGGCGTCGCTGGGGTTCGCAAGGGAGTGGTGGTTCTGGAACGCCACCCGCACGATTCCGGACACGGTGAACGAGTTCCCGTTCTTCACGTTCTTGTTCGCCGATTTGCACGCGCACCTCATCGCGCTTCCGTTCACGCTGTTGGCGCTGGGGATGGCGGTGAACATCGTGCGCGGGGCGCGCGCGGGGACAGAAGCCTCGCGTCCTGCGCCGAATGCGTCCATTCTGGCGCGGCTGGCGGGCCTGGCGCGGGACTGGGACCTGGGCGTTCTGATGGGGCTGGCGTTGGTGTTGGGGGCGTTGTGGCCGACGAACACGTGGGATTTCCCGACCTACTTCGTTGTCGGCGTGGGGGCGCTGCTGATTCGGGGCTATGCCCGCGAAGGCCGAATCGCCTGGCAGTGGCTGCTGAAGGTGGCGGCCCAGGCGGTGTTCGTGGCGGCCCTGGCGGTGGCGCTGTTCTATCCGTTCCACGCCTACTATGGCAGTTACTACACGAGCGTGGAGTTGTGGAAGGGGCAGCGGACACGGCTCTTGGAATTCCTGACCATATCGGGGCTGTGGCTCTTCATCCTGTTGGCGTATCTGCTGGACAAGGGCCTCGGCAGGGGCGCGGGCGGCGTGATGGGCTGGATCGGGCGCATGTCCGTCCGTCGGAGTCAGGCCGCCAGACGGTGGTCGCTTACTCAGGCGTTGAGTCCGACGTTCGCGGGGTGGTGGACAGGGCTGGTGATGACCGTCGTGGCGCTGGCGATGGGGGCCTACCTGCTGGTGCAATTGAAGTATCCGGTGGTGGCGTTTCTCCTGGTGCCGTTCATTATCGCGATGGCGCTATTCTTCCGGAGGCGCGCGTCGCCGGAAGAGCGGTTCGTGGCGCTGCTCATCCTGGGCGGCCTTGCGTTGAGCATGGCTGTGGAGATCGTGGTGCTCAAAGGCGACATCGGGCGGATGAACACCGTGTTCAAGTTCTACTTGCAGGTTTGGGTCATGTGGGCCATCGCCGCTGCCGTGGCGCTGGCGCATCTGGCCGAGCGCAGCCGCAACTGGGCGCGCGGCTGGCAGAGGTTCTTCCGGGGCGGCGTGGCGTTCCTTGTCGCCATGTCGCTGCTGTACACGGTAACCGCGACGCCAGCGCGCATCGGCCTGCGCTACGACGCGAGCCTAGGCCCTTCGCTGGATGGCATGGCGTACATGGACTCGCCGAAGGCGCAGTACTGGGAGAACGAGCGGGTTCTAGACCTCAAGTGGGACAAGGAAGGCATCCTCTGGCTGTTGGCGAACGCGGAAGGTTCTCCGGTGATCCTGGAGGGCCAGACGGGCGAATACCGTTGGGGTTCGCGCGTGTCTATCTATACGGGCCTGCCGAACGTTGTTGGCTGGCGATGGCATCAGGTGCAACAGCGCATGCTGATGCCAGGCGGCACGGTAGAAGGGCGCGTGGATGATGTTCGCACCATCTACACAACGGCGGACGATGAGATGGCATTGGCGCTGCTGAGGAAGTACGGCGTGTCGTTCATCTACGTCGGCCAGTTGGAGCGGGCGCTGTACGGCGAGGAAGGCCCGGCGAAGTTTGACCGGTGGGCGGAGCAGGGTATCCTGGAATTGGCGTTCTCCAGCCAGGAAGTGAAGATATACCGCATGGTGAAGTAG
- a CDS encoding glycosyltransferase family 39 protein, whose protein sequence is MTQGIQRRWLGLGVAVCLALALWGQYLLARQRPAFADGVVLYAISAVLFLVLNRMAERAGIGEAPPQPQQAARPLLWARPVRIGLVAASLLAAGLCLRIIIGRPATYWTALYLWLVAIILFVVAYVHRPAWPTWADLKRRAYANRWEIAAVALMLIAGALLRGVNLAGIPANVGGDEGSQGLEAIDFLTGAKTNMFETGWLGVPTMSFLWQAAWFKVFGISVTTLRLPWAFVGTVTILVFYLLVRRLFGKRLALVSGFFLTAYHYHIHYSRLGSNQVADALFMALVLYFLTRGLSTRQPLDFALAGVFLGGSIYFYAGARLTFVVVAAYLVMVALLDERKLQGQASNLLVLAGAAFVVALPLGYFYYKHPDDFNARLNMVGIIQSGWLEREVQITGRPMVRILADQFQRAFFAFNYYHDRTVWYGATIPLMDFASSIFFLLGLVLATFRWRREPYLPFLVWFWLGLILGGMMTESPPSSQRLITLAPSASLFVALALTRTWDMFGAALGKARAWSDRVIAVSLVCLALIGTVYYFHRLMPKRLYGSLNGEVATEMGYYLRDLGPDYRCYFFGPGRMYYGFATIPFIARGVEGVDVLQPLSGAPDFVLPDKGAVFVFLPERLWEWNFVKEKYPGGKIRDFAHAKSQDLLFTAYVVPRSVVEAAANP, encoded by the coding sequence ATGACGCAGGGAATCCAGCGACGATGGCTCGGACTGGGGGTTGCGGTCTGCCTGGCCCTGGCGCTGTGGGGGCAGTACCTGCTTGCGCGGCAGAGACCGGCGTTCGCCGACGGGGTGGTGTTGTACGCCATCAGCGCCGTGCTGTTCCTGGTGCTGAACCGCATGGCCGAGCGCGCGGGCATCGGCGAAGCACCCCCTCAACCGCAACAGGCGGCGCGCCCGTTGCTGTGGGCCAGGCCCGTGCGGATTGGGCTGGTGGCCGCTTCGCTGCTGGCTGCAGGCCTGTGCCTTCGGATCATCATCGGCCGCCCCGCCACGTACTGGACGGCGCTGTACCTGTGGCTCGTGGCCATCATCTTGTTTGTCGTGGCCTACGTGCACCGACCGGCGTGGCCTACCTGGGCCGACCTCAAGCGCAGGGCCTACGCGAACCGCTGGGAGATCGCGGCGGTGGCCCTGATGTTGATTGCGGGGGCTTTGCTGCGCGGCGTGAACCTGGCTGGCATCCCGGCCAACGTGGGCGGAGACGAGGGGTCGCAGGGGCTGGAGGCCATAGACTTCCTGACGGGCGCGAAGACCAACATGTTTGAAACCGGCTGGCTGGGTGTGCCGACCATGTCGTTCCTGTGGCAGGCGGCATGGTTCAAGGTCTTCGGCATCAGCGTTACGACCCTGCGCCTGCCCTGGGCCTTCGTGGGTACGGTTACGATTCTGGTGTTCTACCTGCTGGTGCGTCGCCTTTTCGGGAAGCGGCTGGCGCTGGTGAGCGGGTTCTTCCTGACCGCATACCACTATCACATTCACTACAGCCGCCTGGGGTCTAACCAGGTGGCCGACGCGCTGTTCATGGCGCTGGTGCTGTACTTCCTCACGCGCGGGCTGTCCACGCGGCAGCCGCTGGATTTCGCGCTGGCGGGGGTGTTCCTCGGCGGGAGCATCTACTTCTACGCGGGCGCTCGGTTGACCTTCGTGGTGGTGGCGGCGTACCTGGTGATGGTAGCCCTGCTGGATGAGCGCAAACTCCAGGGGCAGGCGTCCAATCTGCTGGTGCTGGCGGGCGCGGCTTTCGTGGTGGCGCTGCCGCTGGGCTACTTCTACTACAAGCACCCCGACGATTTCAACGCGCGGCTGAACATGGTGGGCATCATCCAGTCGGGCTGGCTGGAGCGCGAGGTGCAAATCACGGGGCGTCCCATGGTGCGCATCCTGGCCGATCAGTTCCAGCGGGCCTTCTTCGCGTTCAATTACTATCACGACCGCACGGTGTGGTACGGCGCGACTATCCCCCTCATGGATTTCGCGTCGTCCATATTCTTCCTGCTGGGGCTTGTGTTGGCGACGTTCCGCTGGCGCCGCGAGCCCTACCTGCCGTTCCTGGTATGGTTCTGGCTTGGCCTCATCCTGGGCGGCATGATGACCGAAAGCCCGCCCAGCAGTCAGCGGCTCATCACCCTGGCGCCGTCGGCCAGCCTGTTCGTGGCGCTGGCGCTCACGCGGACGTGGGACATGTTCGGCGCGGCGCTGGGCAAGGCGCGCGCCTGGAGCGACCGGGTCATCGCCGTCTCGCTGGTGTGCCTGGCCCTCATCGGGACGGTGTACTATTTCCACAGGCTGATGCCCAAGCGGTTGTACGGGAGCCTCAACGGCGAAGTGGCGACGGAGATGGGCTACTACCTGCGAGACCTGGGGCCCGACTATCGCTGCTACTTCTTCGGGCCAGGGCGGATGTACTACGGGTTCGCCACCATCCCGTTTATCGCCCGCGGCGTGGAGGGGGTGGACGTGCTCCAGCCGCTGTCGGGCGCGCCCGACTTCGTGCTGCCGGATAAGGGGGCCGTGTTCGTGTTCTTGCCGGAGCGCCTGTGGGAGTGGAACTTCGTGAAGGAGAAGTACCCCGGAGGCAAGATTCGGGACTTCGCCCATGCCAAGTCGCAGGATTTGCTGTTCACGGCATATGTGGTGCCGCGCAGTGTGGTGGAGGCGGCGGCCAACCCGTAG
- a CDS encoding class I SAM-dependent methyltransferase translates to MKNSLNASPPSAQGRPDYFGLHLPEVPAFRALIRAVECRLLAEVEMPEPVLDIGCGDGIFAQILAGGRWLAGVDTWAEGVRQARARRAYRYALIASGTRLPFADGAFRTVVSNCVLEHIPDVDAVLREANRVLAVGGRFALTVPSHRFAEMLFGSTACRRLGLRRLARAYGEWFNRKARHYHCDPPQTWVARLADAGFAVERWQYYLSHAALQAIDLAHYYGVPSLVWNKVLGRWNIARGKWNYVVPNLWLRRYYEEPAPNPGGYIFLVATKARVLE, encoded by the coding sequence ATGAAGAACTCTTTGAACGCCTCACCGCCAAGCGCGCAGGGTAGGCCGGACTACTTCGGGCTGCATCTGCCGGAGGTGCCGGCCTTTCGCGCGCTGATTCGCGCCGTGGAGTGTCGGCTGCTGGCCGAGGTGGAGATGCCGGAGCCTGTGCTGGACATCGGCTGTGGCGATGGCATTTTCGCGCAGATTCTGGCCGGCGGGCGGTGGCTGGCGGGGGTTGACACGTGGGCCGAAGGCGTGCGCCAGGCCCGTGCGCGTCGGGCCTACCGGTATGCGCTGATCGCCAGCGGCACGCGCCTGCCGTTTGCCGACGGCGCGTTCCGAACCGTGGTGAGCAACTGCGTGCTGGAGCACATCCCCGACGTGGACGCAGTGCTGCGCGAGGCGAATCGCGTGTTGGCCGTGGGCGGGCGATTCGCGCTCACCGTGCCCAGTCATCGGTTCGCGGAGATGCTGTTCGGGAGCACCGCCTGCCGGCGCCTGGGGTTGCGGCGCCTCGCGCGCGCCTATGGCGAATGGTTCAACCGAAAGGCGCGGCACTACCACTGCGACCCACCCCAGACATGGGTTGCGCGCTTGGCTGACGCAGGGTTCGCGGTGGAGCGCTGGCAGTACTACCTGTCGCACGCGGCGCTGCAGGCCATTGACCTGGCGCACTACTACGGCGTGCCTTCCCTGGTGTGGAACAAAGTCCTTGGCAGGTGGAATATCGCCCGGGGCAAGTGGAACTATGTGGTTCCCAACCTGTGGCTGCGGCGGTACTACGAGGAGCCTGCGCCGAACCCGGGGGGATATATCTTCCTTGTGGCTACAAAGGCGCGCGTTCTGGAGTGA